In Polynucleobacter sp. MWH-S4W17, a genomic segment contains:
- a CDS encoding LD-carboxypeptidase: protein MKSIHLIAPSGASLDSKSPLAGIDWFGHQGITIYNVDCVHRGHERFAGNDDERLTELNAISKLEPQTVVMSMRGGYGLHRLLPGIEWQAIAKAIQNGLQVCGHSDFTVFQLGLLAKTGAISLAGPMLNYDFGRLGDDGSPVVPDEFMWKHFQAAVLDRKLDCQVSTPQSFLGKKDARPIAGLLWGGNLTVLAGLVGTPYLPSTKQTQGGILFLEDVNEHPYRIERMLMQLLDAGILSNQAAILLGGFSAYRLYDNDKGYSFERAIEAIRKRLPEAIPILTGLPFGHQANKLTLPIGAQADLNCNLYGFELKAQW from the coding sequence TTGAAATCTATTCACCTCATTGCTCCCTCTGGGGCAAGCTTAGATAGTAAAAGCCCATTGGCTGGTATTGACTGGTTTGGACATCAAGGTATTACTATCTATAACGTAGATTGCGTACATCGTGGCCATGAACGCTTCGCTGGCAATGATGATGAGCGTCTTACTGAGTTAAATGCCATATCCAAATTAGAACCTCAGACTGTAGTGATGTCTATGCGCGGCGGCTACGGTCTCCATCGCTTGCTACCCGGTATTGAGTGGCAAGCAATTGCAAAGGCTATTCAAAACGGCTTGCAAGTATGTGGTCATAGTGATTTCACTGTCTTTCAGTTGGGATTGCTGGCAAAAACTGGCGCCATTTCTTTGGCTGGTCCGATGCTGAACTATGACTTTGGAAGGTTAGGTGATGATGGTTCACCGGTAGTGCCGGATGAGTTTATGTGGAAGCATTTCCAGGCCGCAGTGCTAGACCGAAAGCTGGATTGCCAAGTATCGACCCCTCAGTCTTTCTTAGGTAAAAAAGATGCACGCCCGATCGCGGGTTTATTGTGGGGCGGTAATTTAACGGTTCTGGCGGGTTTAGTTGGCACTCCATACCTTCCAAGCACTAAGCAAACGCAAGGCGGGATTTTATTTTTGGAGGATGTGAATGAGCATCCATATCGAATTGAAAGAATGTTGATGCAACTTTTAGATGCAGGCATTCTTTCAAATCAAGCAGCCATATTGTTGGGTGGATTTTCTGCCTATCGTCTTTATGACAACGATAAGGGGTATTCGTTCGAGCGCGCTATTGAGGCGATTCGCAAACGTCTGCCTGAAGCAATTCCAATCTTGACTGGGCTGCCATTCGGGCATCAGGCCAATAAATTAACCTTGCCTATTGGTGCCCAAGCTGATTTAAATTGCAATTTATATGGATTTGAACTTAAAGCGCAGTGGTAA
- a CDS encoding glycosyltransferase family 9 protein, with the protein MTISVNTMRAIDHWIGVPLCAIVSPFIALIDRIKNIFNHGPETPKKLLFIELSEMGSAILVDPAMRNAKARGAELFFLIFKSNRASLTLLNTVKPENIFTIDSSSLGGLIKDTLRFLILARKHRIDTVIDLELFSRFTALLTGMCGARRRVGYHIFHGEGLWRGFMLTRKVHYNPHIHITKNFLSLIHAAFAQKIEVPFSKIEILDSEVRLEQAIIDPSALEKVRERIEKMAKEARINYTPGKDRLILINPNASDLLPQRRWAQQRFSDLIQAIHQQYPNDLILITGSPAEFVYVEKVRAIANVKNALNFAGQVGFAELPPLYTLSDVMVTNDSGPGHFSAVTPLRTVVLFGPETPALYGSVGNSISITANLACSPCVSAANHRKTPCQDNVCMQAITVPQVLDKVIKQLQDADKAKAR; encoded by the coding sequence ATGACTATTAGTGTCAACACTATGCGCGCGATTGATCATTGGATCGGTGTACCTCTTTGTGCAATCGTTAGCCCATTTATCGCTTTGATCGATCGCATAAAGAATATATTCAATCACGGCCCAGAGACTCCAAAAAAATTACTCTTTATTGAACTCTCGGAAATGGGAAGCGCCATTCTGGTAGATCCCGCAATGCGTAATGCGAAAGCTCGTGGAGCGGAATTGTTTTTCTTGATCTTCAAAAGCAATCGCGCCAGCCTGACTTTGCTGAACACTGTTAAACCGGAAAACATCTTCACAATTGACTCATCTAGCTTAGGTGGCTTAATTAAAGATACGCTGCGCTTTCTGATACTTGCTCGCAAGCACCGCATTGATACCGTTATTGACCTAGAGTTGTTCTCTCGATTTACCGCCCTACTGACTGGCATGTGTGGCGCTCGTCGTCGCGTCGGTTATCACATTTTTCATGGTGAAGGATTGTGGCGCGGCTTCATGCTCACTCGCAAGGTGCATTACAACCCACATATTCACATTACCAAAAATTTCCTATCCTTAATTCATGCAGCATTTGCACAAAAAATAGAGGTTCCATTCAGCAAGATTGAGATTCTGGACTCTGAAGTACGCTTAGAGCAAGCCATCATCGACCCAAGCGCGCTCGAAAAGGTGCGCGAGCGTATTGAAAAAATGGCTAAAGAGGCCCGCATCAATTACACCCCGGGGAAGGATCGCCTTATCCTCATTAATCCGAATGCAAGTGATCTACTTCCACAACGTCGTTGGGCACAACAGCGTTTTTCTGATTTGATTCAAGCAATCCATCAGCAATATCCCAACGACCTCATCTTAATTACTGGCTCACCTGCTGAGTTTGTTTACGTAGAAAAAGTTCGCGCTATTGCCAATGTTAAAAATGCATTGAATTTTGCTGGACAGGTCGGCTTTGCTGAGCTGCCACCGTTGTACACGCTATCAGATGTTATGGTTACGAACGACTCTGGTCCCGGTCACTTTTCAGCCGTGACGCCATTGAGAACTGTTGTTCTCTTTGGGCCTGAGACTCCAGCCCTTTATGGATCAGTTGGTAACTCCATCTCGATCACCGCCAACCTAGCTTGCTCGCCCTGCGTAAGTGCTGCCAATCACCGCAAAACCCCCTGTCAGGACAACGTGTGCATGCAAGCCATAACCGTTCCACAAGTGCTGGATAAAGTGATTAAGCAATTGCAAGACGCTGATAAGGCAAAGGCTCGCTAA
- a CDS encoding lysylphosphatidylglycerol synthase transmembrane domain-containing protein produces the protein MSSQAQPAPKSQSGWKSILKKAWPTIRVLLSVALLWKATSGIDWRLLFDTHIQMQPLWFLAALASMILAFICGGYRWGLFMQRVGFPRRIRSYIGLYFAGGLINQGLPSTLGGDSYRAITATHLTSTGNLSETKKLDDELHHSVDLEHATPKLRLSFSMVLVDRLLGLAGNNLLGGIGLILGGATLAAWGQDLGYAVMAVMLLAGVAIALILAWGPSKELLQKLLERFNMNNAMPGIQLAFAWPNNIAQACLAIGIHFLTILTLLFCLKAYGVDAPIEGLMIGLPALSLLLMLPISISGWGLREATLSSVLALWGMNPSLTVLASISYGAITVLSVLPGAYFLLKRK, from the coding sequence ATGAGTTCACAAGCCCAACCCGCCCCTAAATCCCAATCGGGGTGGAAATCCATTCTCAAGAAGGCTTGGCCTACTATTCGCGTGCTACTCTCCGTTGCTTTGCTTTGGAAAGCAACGAGTGGAATTGATTGGCGCTTACTATTTGATACCCATATTCAGATGCAGCCCCTATGGTTCTTGGCGGCTCTAGCAAGCATGATATTGGCATTTATTTGTGGCGGATATCGCTGGGGCTTGTTTATGCAAAGGGTGGGATTTCCCCGCCGTATTCGCTCTTACATTGGCCTCTACTTTGCAGGCGGTCTCATTAACCAAGGTCTGCCTAGTACCTTGGGTGGCGACAGTTATCGCGCCATTACTGCAACGCATTTGACTAGCACCGGCAATCTCTCCGAAACCAAAAAATTAGACGATGAACTTCATCACTCAGTAGACCTTGAGCACGCCACCCCTAAATTGCGTTTAAGTTTTTCGATGGTGCTTGTCGACCGTCTTCTTGGCTTGGCGGGCAATAATTTACTAGGCGGAATTGGTTTGATATTGGGCGGCGCTACACTCGCAGCCTGGGGTCAAGATTTGGGCTACGCAGTAATGGCAGTCATGCTGCTAGCTGGTGTAGCGATTGCCCTGATACTCGCCTGGGGGCCTAGCAAGGAACTCCTGCAAAAACTCTTAGAGCGTTTCAATATGAACAACGCCATGCCTGGCATCCAGTTAGCATTTGCATGGCCCAATAATATTGCACAAGCATGCCTGGCAATTGGCATTCATTTCCTCACTATTTTGACGCTACTCTTTTGTCTTAAGGCTTACGGTGTGGATGCACCTATCGAAGGTTTAATGATTGGCTTACCTGCGCTCAGCCTGTTGCTCATGTTGCCAATTAGCATTTCGGGATGGGGCTTGCGTGAAGCCACCCTTTCATCGGTTCTGGCCTTATGGGGTATGAATCCCTCATTAACAGTATTAGCCTCTATTAGCTACGGAGCAATTACTGTTTTATCGGTGCTACCAGGCGCCTATTTCTTATTAAAACGAAAATAA
- the queE gene encoding 7-carboxy-7-deazaguanine synthase: MYTVKELFPTLQGEGTHTGRAAIFCRFAGCNLWSGREEDRATAICQFCDTDFVGSDGAGGGKFETAASLADAIEASWRSTSAGPQQRYVVFTGGEPLLQLDEELIAALHQKGFEVAIETNGTIKVPKGVDWVCVSPKAGSDLIVLQADELKLVIPQNDHKALEKLMARFEGMDYRNRFLQPMDGHNLKSNTELAVSLCQRRPLWRLSLQSHKLIGIR, translated from the coding sequence ATGTATACCGTTAAAGAACTATTTCCCACACTTCAAGGCGAAGGCACCCACACTGGTAGAGCTGCCATATTTTGTCGCTTTGCTGGATGCAATCTTTGGAGTGGACGTGAAGAAGATCGCGCCACTGCTATTTGTCAATTTTGCGATACCGATTTTGTAGGTAGCGATGGTGCTGGCGGCGGTAAGTTTGAAACTGCTGCCTCACTTGCTGATGCAATCGAGGCTTCATGGCGTAGCACTTCGGCTGGTCCGCAGCAGCGTTATGTGGTTTTCACAGGTGGAGAGCCGCTCTTGCAATTAGACGAGGAGTTGATTGCAGCACTTCATCAAAAAGGTTTCGAAGTGGCGATTGAAACGAACGGCACCATTAAAGTTCCTAAAGGAGTTGATTGGGTTTGTGTAAGTCCTAAAGCTGGTTCTGATCTGATTGTTCTTCAAGCGGATGAGTTAAAGCTAGTGATCCCGCAAAATGACCATAAGGCATTAGAAAAACTCATGGCCCGCTTTGAGGGTATGGATTATCGCAATCGTTTCTTGCAGCCCATGGATGGGCATAACCTCAAAAGTAATACTGAGTTAGCAGTAAGCTTATGTCAAAGGCGTCCCTTGTGGAGGTTGAGTCTGCAGTCTCATAAGCTGATTGGGATTCGATAG
- a CDS encoding phosphatase PAP2 family protein, with protein sequence MSKKAIPTFAWFIPLAPLALACAIFFGEFQSSTFLFINRFTQLLPDTFWAWLTFLGNGWGVFALTFPLLLLAPRMLTAGIFAGGLAALASTALKGLFNLPRPAGVLTDGSFHRIGEALLYKAFPSGHTLTAFAIASALYFSAAKERRTLLLPLFLLATLVGLSRSAVGAHWLTDVLGGAGVGIWCGMLGALAANRFPENQLGPRKIWSHLIALGGVVAIYAHLTQIMDLELNLPLQYVSIVILASTLLFYVKAQFTQAPPKAE encoded by the coding sequence ATGAGCAAAAAAGCAATCCCCACGTTTGCGTGGTTCATTCCATTAGCCCCTCTTGCGCTTGCTTGCGCAATCTTCTTTGGCGAGTTTCAAAGCAGTACTTTTTTATTCATTAACCGCTTTACACAATTACTGCCAGACACCTTTTGGGCTTGGCTTACTTTTTTAGGTAATGGTTGGGGAGTGTTTGCGCTTACCTTTCCATTACTGTTGCTTGCGCCGAGGATGCTGACTGCTGGAATTTTTGCTGGCGGACTAGCTGCATTAGCAAGTACAGCCTTAAAGGGTTTGTTTAATTTACCCCGACCTGCAGGCGTCTTGACTGATGGCAGCTTTCATCGTATTGGTGAAGCGCTACTTTACAAAGCCTTTCCGTCTGGACATACTCTGACCGCATTTGCTATTGCAAGCGCCCTGTACTTTTCCGCAGCTAAAGAAAGGCGCACCCTATTATTGCCGCTATTTTTGCTTGCCACTTTAGTGGGTCTATCACGCAGCGCTGTAGGGGCTCATTGGCTTACTGACGTTTTAGGTGGCGCAGGTGTTGGTATTTGGTGTGGAATGCTCGGGGCCTTAGCGGCTAATCGATTTCCGGAAAATCAACTGGGACCAAGAAAAATCTGGTCGCATCTGATTGCTCTTGGAGGCGTAGTGGCAATTTATGCCCACCTCACCCAAATCATGGATCTAGAGTTAAATCTGCCATTGCAATATGTCTCAATCGTAATTCTAGCTTCTACACTTCTCTTTTATGTGAAGGCGCAATTTACTCAAGCGCCTCCCAAGGCAGAATAA
- a CDS encoding radical SAM protein, with protein MKVLSLIPPMTQLNTPYPSTAYLTGFLRSHGVDAVQEDLALALVLSFFTPEGMSEIHAQALNVSEESRSASVNFFLDYFDSYQSTIAPTISFLQGRDSTLSHRINTRDFLPEGPRFASLDAFDDEEAGDPLSWAFGALGSQDRARHLATLYLNDLSDVLRDAVDDRFEFVRYAESLASSQPTFTPLAGALQAKPTLMDLHLQELASKAIERHQPNVVLLSVPFPGAMYAALRIAQVIKKSHPEIKIALGGGYVNTELRALSDARIFDYVDFITLDSGERPLLALLEHISGKRSTERLVRTFIRNSSNQVQYLNWQELDVPFEEVGTATWDGLPLDSYLSLLDMLNPMHRLWSDGRWNKLTVAHGCYWKKCSFCDVSLDYISRYETASASLLVDRIEQIVEETGQTGFHFVDEAAPPKILKALAEELIRRKVLISWWGNIRFEKTFTPELAELLAKSGCIAMSGGLEVASDRLLNLMKKGVSVEQVAQVTKGFSDAGILVHAYLMYGFPTQTAQETVDALEYVRQLFENRCIQSGFFHRFICTVHSPVGQNPQEYGIELIPLPEITFAKNDVAFIDPTGVDHDILGQGLKKAIYNYMHGVGFEIKTQSWFDGLGVAVPKTTVSKSFIEKALYR; from the coding sequence ATGAAGGTATTGAGCCTCATTCCACCCATGACCCAACTGAACACGCCGTATCCTTCTACGGCGTATCTCACGGGATTCTTGAGGTCTCATGGTGTTGACGCCGTTCAAGAGGATCTTGCCTTAGCTTTAGTGCTCAGTTTCTTTACTCCAGAGGGCATGTCTGAGATTCATGCTCAAGCCCTCAATGTTTCTGAGGAGAGTCGCAGTGCCAGCGTCAATTTTTTCCTAGACTACTTTGATTCCTATCAATCTACTATTGCCCCAACGATTAGCTTCTTACAGGGGCGCGATAGCACTTTAAGTCATCGCATCAATACCCGGGATTTTTTACCGGAGGGCCCACGCTTTGCTTCTCTTGATGCATTTGATGATGAAGAGGCGGGCGATCCTTTGTCTTGGGCCTTTGGCGCTTTAGGGTCTCAAGATAGGGCGCGTCATTTAGCCACCCTTTATCTCAATGATTTATCTGATGTATTGCGTGATGCTGTTGATGACCGCTTTGAATTCGTGCGTTATGCAGAATCCTTGGCAAGTAGTCAGCCTACCTTTACACCTTTGGCTGGTGCGCTCCAGGCTAAACCAACGCTCATGGACCTGCATTTACAAGAGTTAGCCAGTAAAGCGATTGAGCGTCACCAGCCGAATGTAGTGCTCCTATCCGTACCCTTCCCCGGGGCAATGTATGCGGCCTTGCGTATAGCTCAGGTAATTAAAAAATCACATCCAGAAATCAAGATTGCTTTGGGTGGTGGTTATGTCAATACTGAGCTTCGAGCGTTATCCGACGCTCGTATCTTTGATTATGTGGATTTCATTACGCTAGATTCTGGGGAGAGGCCATTGCTTGCTTTACTTGAGCATATCAGCGGCAAACGCTCCACCGAAAGATTGGTGCGTACCTTTATTCGCAATTCTAGCAATCAAGTGCAATACCTCAATTGGCAAGAACTTGATGTGCCTTTTGAGGAGGTTGGTACTGCTACTTGGGATGGGTTGCCGCTAGATTCTTATTTATCTCTTTTGGATATGCTTAATCCGATGCATCGCCTATGGAGCGACGGCCGCTGGAATAAGCTGACTGTTGCGCATGGCTGTTATTGGAAAAAGTGTAGCTTCTGCGATGTGTCTCTTGATTACATCTCTCGTTATGAAACTGCGTCAGCCAGTTTATTGGTAGATCGTATTGAGCAAATTGTTGAGGAAACTGGGCAGACAGGATTTCATTTTGTCGATGAAGCTGCGCCACCTAAAATATTAAAAGCACTGGCTGAGGAGCTTATTCGCCGCAAGGTGCTAATTTCTTGGTGGGGCAATATTCGCTTTGAGAAAACCTTCACACCTGAATTGGCGGAGCTGTTAGCCAAGAGTGGATGCATTGCGATGTCTGGAGGTCTCGAAGTGGCCTCTGATCGCCTACTCAATCTCATGAAAAAGGGCGTATCGGTTGAGCAGGTTGCTCAAGTTACCAAGGGTTTCTCCGATGCCGGCATTTTGGTCCATGCTTACTTAATGTATGGCTTTCCTACACAAACCGCCCAAGAGACGGTGGATGCATTGGAATATGTGAGACAGTTATTTGAGAATCGCTGCATACAAAGCGGATTCTTTCATCGTTTTATCTGTACCGTACATTCTCCTGTAGGTCAAAATCCGCAAGAGTACGGAATTGAACTCATTCCTTTGCCAGAAATCACCTTTGCCAAGAATGATGTTGCCTTTATTGATCCTACTGGAGTTGATCATGACATCCTTGGTCAGGGGCTAAAAAAGGCCATTTATAACTATATGCATGGCGTAGGATTTGAGATAAAAACTCAGTCTTGGTTTGATGGTTTGGGCGTTGCGGTACCTAAGACAACAGTTTCTAAGAGTTTTATTGAGAAGGCTTTATATCGCTAA
- the queD gene encoding 6-carboxytetrahydropterin synthase QueD, with protein MTNKQPAISITRRLEFDSGHRIPNHDGQCRHLHGHRYAIEVTLTGEVADHPGKADDGMVLDFGDIKRLTNQYVVDLWDHAFLVAKEDEGLVAFLSTLPDHKTVIMEHVPTVENLANAAFVILKPVFSKAFSGRLELSSIRLYETPNCWADVHVV; from the coding sequence ATGACAAATAAACAACCTGCCATCTCCATTACGCGCCGCCTTGAGTTTGACTCCGGGCATCGTATTCCCAATCATGATGGTCAATGTCGACATCTGCATGGACATCGCTATGCAATAGAAGTCACGCTGACTGGTGAAGTGGCTGATCATCCTGGCAAAGCAGATGATGGCATGGTGCTCGACTTTGGCGATATCAAACGCTTAACAAACCAATACGTAGTAGATCTTTGGGATCATGCATTTTTGGTGGCTAAAGAGGATGAAGGGCTGGTTGCATTCTTGTCAACCTTACCTGATCACAAGACGGTCATCATGGAGCATGTCCCAACTGTTGAGAACTTAGCTAACGCGGCCTTTGTAATATTGAAACCCGTTTTCAGTAAAGCTTTTAGTGGCCGCTTAGAGCTCTCTTCTATTCGTCTTTATGAGACGCCCAATTGCTGGGCTGACGTGCATGTTGTGTAA
- a CDS encoding heme-binding protein — protein sequence MATEEPKYAVLEKESPFEIRSYAPMIVAEVQVEGDLDEASSQGFRLIAAYIFGQNQVSEKIAMTAPVTVEDQSVKSAKIAMTAPVGIESKSGKWTVSFVMPAEYTMESIPKPTNPQVQLRQIPALKKAVISFSGFYNSQKVAEKTLELEQWMKSRNLQSTGTPNFARYNPPWTLPFMRRNEVMITLRD from the coding sequence ATGGCAACCGAAGAGCCAAAATATGCTGTTCTCGAAAAAGAATCACCTTTTGAAATCCGCTCTTATGCACCAATGATTGTTGCTGAGGTGCAGGTTGAAGGTGATTTGGATGAGGCCTCGAGTCAAGGATTTCGCTTGATTGCCGCTTATATTTTTGGTCAGAACCAAGTGAGCGAAAAAATTGCAATGACTGCGCCAGTGACGGTCGAAGATCAATCCGTTAAGAGCGCAAAGATTGCAATGACTGCACCGGTGGGTATTGAGTCTAAATCCGGAAAATGGACAGTGTCGTTCGTGATGCCTGCTGAATATACGATGGAATCGATACCCAAGCCCACAAACCCGCAAGTGCAATTACGTCAAATTCCCGCGTTGAAAAAGGCAGTCATTAGTTTTAGTGGTTTTTATAATAGCCAGAAAGTGGCTGAGAAAACGCTAGAACTAGAGCAGTGGATGAAGTCTCGTAATTTGCAAAGTACCGGCACTCCTAATTTCGCACGTTATAACCCGCCTTGGACCTTACCCTTCATGCGTCGCAATGAAGTCATGATCACTTTACGTGACTAA
- the tadA gene encoding tRNA adenosine(34) deaminase TadA, with protein MTQTELDQQYMRMAIEQAQLAAQSGEVPVGAVLVRDGQVISRAFNKPIANHDPSAHAEMLALREAALAEENYRIPGSTIYVTLEPCAMCSGAMLHARIDRVVYGAPDPKTGAAGSVLDIFSSKQINHQTSVEGGIMSEECGQLLRDFFKGRR; from the coding sequence ATGACGCAAACAGAGCTTGACCAGCAATATATGCGTATGGCAATTGAGCAAGCTCAGTTGGCAGCGCAATCAGGTGAGGTTCCTGTAGGCGCAGTGCTAGTTCGGGATGGCCAAGTCATATCGAGGGCATTTAACAAGCCGATTGCAAACCATGATCCTAGTGCTCATGCTGAAATGCTGGCCTTGCGAGAAGCAGCGCTAGCCGAAGAGAATTACCGTATCCCAGGTAGCACCATATATGTCACTCTTGAGCCTTGTGCAATGTGCTCCGGTGCTATGCTCCATGCTAGGATTGATCGAGTGGTTTATGGGGCACCAGATCCCAAAACAGGCGCTGCTGGTAGCGTGCTAGATATATTTTCTTCAAAACAGATTAATCACCAGACCAGTGTTGAAGGTGGCATCATGAGTGAAGAGTGCGGTCAATTGCTGCGTGATTTTTTTAAGGGGCGACGTTGA
- a CDS encoding 23S rRNA (adenine(2030)-N(6))-methyltransferase RlmJ, translating into MFSYRHAFHAGSHADILKHLTLIHLVQYLQEKPVAITFVDTHAGAGIYSLQDGFSTVSKEADGGIFRLKQYVEACHRANTPVPESIHEYLKCIDAENIEGQLSTYPGSPFILARLLRPQDRLKLFELHPKEIDILRHNIGELKQSKQIDIYAEDSFARLKGLLPPPSRRGLVLIDPSYEDKQDYRYLELAMEEALQRFATGCYAIWYPVLSRRESAALPDRLKKIATAHKRSWLHTELRIENAPGERRLQASGMFILNPPWTLEKHLAQALPTLTKALGVNGGGQFLLKSFEAKN; encoded by the coding sequence ATGTTTAGCTATCGACATGCATTTCATGCGGGAAGTCACGCGGATATCCTAAAGCACCTGACCTTAATTCACTTGGTTCAATACCTTCAAGAGAAGCCTGTTGCCATTACCTTTGTTGATACCCATGCAGGTGCGGGCATCTACAGCTTGCAAGATGGCTTTTCTACAGTAAGCAAAGAGGCTGACGGCGGAATCTTTCGCCTCAAGCAATATGTGGAAGCTTGCCATCGCGCAAACACCCCAGTCCCTGAGAGTATTCATGAGTATCTGAAGTGTATTGATGCCGAAAATATTGAAGGGCAACTGAGTACCTATCCTGGCTCCCCCTTTATTCTGGCGCGCCTGCTACGTCCACAAGATCGACTCAAGCTCTTTGAGTTACACCCTAAAGAGATCGATATTTTGCGTCACAATATTGGCGAACTAAAGCAATCTAAACAGATTGATATTTATGCCGAGGATAGCTTTGCTAGACTCAAAGGACTACTGCCCCCTCCCAGTCGTCGCGGCCTCGTATTAATCGACCCTTCTTACGAAGACAAGCAAGACTATCGCTATCTTGAGCTTGCCATGGAAGAGGCGCTGCAACGCTTTGCCACGGGCTGCTATGCGATTTGGTATCCAGTACTCTCCAGAAGAGAATCGGCAGCCCTACCTGACCGTCTGAAAAAAATTGCTACCGCACATAAACGCTCATGGTTACATACAGAATTACGAATTGAAAATGCGCCTGGCGAACGCCGTTTGCAAGCCAGTGGGATGTTTATTCTCAATCCACCTTGGACTCTAGAAAAACATTTAGCGCAGGCACTACCTACGTTAACAAAGGCTTTAGGCGTCAATGGCGGTGGCCAATTTTTATTGAAGAGCTTCGAAGCTAAGAATTAG
- a CDS encoding ferritin-like domain-containing protein, producing MLELREASLAILVSTDAQNKVSQLFSLFGSYHKQQITLDVAHKIDAQGLSLPGRPLKPELVLPKLVPKRRMDTPEGRAGLLHSLAHIEFNAMNLALDAIWRFPDMPKEYYEDWLKVAKEEAYHFSLVNEYLHALGFSYGDFPAHNSLWEMVERTTDSVIARMALVPRTMEARGLDAVPAIRDRFKQIKEVRAVEILEIILNDEIGHVLIGNRWFNFLCTQDNISPITAYRELAAKYRAPVLKPPFNMEARKQAGFTSEELSLLEA from the coding sequence ATGCTTGAGTTACGCGAAGCTTCACTCGCAATCCTAGTAAGCACTGATGCACAAAACAAAGTAAGTCAGTTATTCAGTTTGTTTGGTAGCTATCACAAACAACAAATTACTCTGGATGTTGCCCATAAGATAGATGCTCAAGGCCTTTCTTTGCCTGGGCGTCCGCTAAAGCCAGAATTAGTGCTTCCTAAGCTTGTTCCTAAAAGAAGAATGGATACCCCTGAAGGAAGGGCGGGCTTATTGCACTCACTCGCCCATATTGAATTTAATGCGATGAACCTTGCGCTAGATGCAATCTGGCGTTTCCCAGATATGCCCAAGGAATACTATGAGGACTGGTTAAAGGTTGCCAAAGAAGAGGCCTATCACTTCAGTTTAGTAAATGAGTATTTGCATGCGCTGGGGTTTTCTTATGGAGATTTCCCCGCCCACAATAGTTTGTGGGAGATGGTCGAACGAACAACGGATTCTGTAATTGCCAGAATGGCCTTGGTACCCAGAACAATGGAAGCAAGAGGCTTAGATGCGGTACCAGCGATTCGGGATCGCTTCAAACAAATTAAAGAAGTTCGTGCGGTGGAGATATTGGAAATTATTCTCAATGATGAAATCGGCCATGTATTGATTGGCAATCGTTGGTTTAATTTCTTATGTACTCAAGATAATATTTCTCCAATCACTGCTTATCGAGAGTTGGCTGCCAAATATCGTGCGCCTGTTTTAAAGCCCCCATTCAATATGGAGGCCCGCAAGCAAGCTGGTTTCACATCCGAAGAGTTAAGCCTTCTCGAGGCATAG